The Ursus arctos isolate Adak ecotype North America unplaced genomic scaffold, UrsArc2.0 scaffold_33, whole genome shotgun sequence DNA segment AGCTGTTTGTATGGATGGTACGGGCCATACATAGAAGCAAAGCTCCCATCATCTAGTTATTTTTTCATATTCCACAATCCCTCACCATTTCCCCAGATTCAAATACAatgtttttcaggaaaaaaaatatctagcTTTTGGCTTACCCTTTTGGTCTCGGTTTCCTTGTTCTGGGCTCCAGAAACTCTGTCTCCATTTCCGTTTCAAGGATCCTGTGTTTCTGAGAAGGCTGGGGTGGAAGCATTTCCCATTCATTGTCATGGGTGACAGCCTGCCGCAGAGCTGCATCTGGGCCAGCCCTGCCTCGGCTCTTGATCTTCCGTGATTGGCTGCCCAGACCAGGGGCCTCTTCTAGTGCTAAAGATTCCAGAGGCTTCATTCCTCCTAGAACCTGCATGTGGGGACCCTCCCCAAAGCCACAAGCGGAGGTCAGCTCTGTCATCTTGCCAGACCATCCAGGCCCTGAGTTCCTAGCTTCCAATGACTGATCACCGACCTCACCAAGGCCCAAGACCATCCAGCTCTGGTCTTGCCCAGGACTCTCAAGAGATGATCTCTTATCCCCTTTGGGAGACAGTCTGTCTACAGAAgcatcttctctttcatttaagGAGGCAGGCTGACGGGCATCTGGGAAGCCTGCTAGCTGAGTTCCTGGCAGCCCTGTTTCTTCAGAACCTGCGTGAAACTCTCCTAATTCACATGTGTTTTCTCTGGCTTCACTGGCCTCGGGTGTTCGGGGTGAAGTTTCTTCATGGTTTACAAGTATGTAATCCATGTGTAGCGCATGAGGaccttcattcttttctgtgtaCCTTTCTTCCCTGTATTCTGGTGTTATCTGCCCAGGCTCTTTAATTGGAATTACGTTTTCTTCTTCCAACTCTGATACTCCCTTGCTGGCACCTAGAAGTGGAAGATGAAGGCGAGATGGGGAGAACAAGGCTGAATTAACACATTATGTGATTTGTGATCTTTGCAAATGATCCATCTAAGGAGAgatcatttaagaatttttttttttttttggtagagctgttttcttttctcaggcACTCTCAAAGAGAAGTATTATACAAGCAGCAGACATTTACTGCTGGAATACAGGACTTGGTGAAGCATGCATTACAAATGCAATTAATTCCTCTTTTTACCCACTTCGGTAGGAAGAGCTCGGTTTACAAATATGTTAATTGCACGAAAGCAGCAGtttctgggagtgggggtggggtgggctgggctgggttgaggtgggggcagggagtggaggaCTGGTTGTTTCTTACCATCTGGTGGTCCTACGTCTCCACCTGCTGGTGAATCTGAGTTATCTGTTTCTACTTCCCAGTCAACGTTTGATGGAGACAACTCAAGGTTGGAGTCAGCTCCCTCCCGCAAAGACACAGACTCAGACTCGGGGTCTTCACGAATATGTAGCACAACCAGCTGTCCCGGCTGGCTGTTTTGGGTTTCTTCATGCTTTTCCCTGCTTCTTTGATCAGGAAGGGCAGAAAGCAGTATTTCGGCTGCTTCGCTCCCTAGAGATTCATTCTCTGGAGACCCAGCCTCCCCCGTTGTTTTGACGCCGAGAGGAGGTTCTGTGAGATGGGACAAATCAAAGGGAGGCGTGTAGGGTGCCAGCGATCGCTTCAGAGCATCTTCTTCCAAGGGAGGGTCACCACCATAGAGAAAATGTTCAGGTTCTTTCGTTAAATCTTCATCGATATTTTGGCCCATGACATCATATTCGAAATCACCCCAAGAGGCTTCAGATGAACAGATGTCTTGCTTCCCTGCATCCCCATCAACTGGCGTTTCGGGATTGCCCTCTGATAATGTCAATTTACTCATGTCATCGATCGTTCCCGTGGATGTGTTAAGACCTGAGGCATCGCTGAGACTGTGGTCAAAGGCAGCCTCGCTTACATCCAGACAAGTGTCTGAGGCTAGCAAGGCGTCAGGACCAGTGGCAGAATTCTCAGTAGCAAGAGGCTGCCCATGGTCCAGCCAGGCTCCCGCATCTGTCTGACTTTCGGGAGAAAAGCCCTCTGACATCAGCGAGCTGTTGCTGTCCATGGTTGGCTCTTGGAGAGTTCCGAAAACACCGATTCCCACGTTTTCGATCATTGGGATTGTTCTGTCCGCACGCTGCAGGGGTGGTGCTGCGTCTGGGGCAGCTCCTTTCTCAGATGCTTCGAAACCTGCATTATTTCCACCGTTGATTTCAGACGGTTCAGGGGAAGCTTTGTGAGAGGCAGGCTGAGATGAGCCACTTGTGTTCCCCTGATCACTGATGGGAGGCAGTGGAATCACGTCTTGAGAAGACAGTTCTGAATTGTATGGGACAACTTCCTGCCCAGGCTCCGGACTGGGTTCTTCATCCATCTTGGGCTCAGTGAGATATAAGTCACCAGCTTCCACTTCAGGTCCCACTCCAGCCCTGATGTGCTGCTCAGTCTCTTGCTTTGCCTCGTAATCATGACATATATCAGGGCTGTTGGAAGCCTGAGAATTGCTGTCATGGTCACAGTGAGTCAGTATATCTGGATTCTCACCATCTGCTTTCAAACTGAAGGGCTGCTTAGCATCCATCCACAAATCAGGCGAAGCTGAGGCCAGTTGCCCACCCTCTTGGAAGTTGCCATGTAAAATATCTGGGACAAATGTGCCTTGGGGGCCCTCACTAGGGGTAGAGACATCCCATTCAGAGCCTGACTTCTTTATCAACTGGCTGGAAGAACTGACAGCGGGGAAATCTTCTGAGGCAATGCTTGAGTTCGTTATTTCACCAGGATatgattttccttcttcccaccaATTTGTTTCTTGACACTCAACAGTCGAAACATTAGATATCACACGTCCATCTTCATCTGTGTGAGTAAATGTTGGGGCTGGCTGATCCCAGATGGACAGCACTGTGTTCTGACCCTGCTGCTCCTGGGTAGGAGTTTCTGAAGTCAGTTCCTGACCGGCAGAAGACATGAAGCTTTGCTCCCTGGAATCCTTTTCTTTAATTTGGTCCAATATTACCAGCTGGCTAAGCTGATCAGCTTCTGggtctggctgccttggctgaATGTTCCAAAGTTGCTCATGGGATTTCTCCTCATGGCCATCCAGGAAGGGTGACTGATGTTCCTCCGTGAAAGGATTGGTACATTGCGTTTCCATGGGTTCGCTATCACCCTCCACGGGTACTCCCCAGGGACTCACAGTTTGGTACACTGAAGAACTCATCTCTAACACACTCCTTGAGCTGGGCAATTCCCTTTCAGATGCACTCTCAACTGGTCGTCCTCCTTGTAGAGAGGCGTTCCACCACTCAGTGCTCTCGGCTGAGAAGCCAAGCATTTCGGATTTAGAATAATTCTCATTCTTCGATTCACTTTGGGGGGAGATTTGCCATAGGGTATCTCCTGTCTTCTCTGTTTCCGGAGATCTCATCTCCTTATCCACTACTGTGATCTGCAGTTCAGTCTGCTTTAGTGGTGAGAAATTCCAGTGATCAGGGCTGTTTTGTTGATTGTCACAGATTGGGGTTGACTTATTCTCTGTGGGTTCTGAACTGCCTCCGTAGGCAGAAAATGCATCATTGGGATCCGCTGTGGCCAGGGACTTACTAGGTTCATTCAGTGAGTCCCAAGCCCTGGGTTCACTCTGAGCAGCTTGGCAAGTGCCCAAAGGGATCTCTTTCTCCACTGACTCTTCATCGCCGATGCTGTCATCATCAGAACCTGAGCTCGTTGCGATGAACCTGGTATCCTCTGGCTGTACGGTTTTAGAAATGTCATGCTCGTTTTTCTCCTGACGGCTAACCACTAGATTTCTCTCTTGATAGGCATCGGAATATTCTGAATATCTGCCTGTTTCAGGGCTGgataaagaggaaaaggaatcGCCATCTGTGGAGTCGTTCCAAATCTCTAAAAATTTAGGAACCTTGTGATCTAAGCTCTTTTCCAACCTGTCCATTCTGGTTTTCTCCAGGTCCTTCATTTCAGTAATTACTTCTACTTGGCTGTCAGTAGTAATTAGTGCAGATTCTTGGTGATTCTCTTTGCTCCAATCATCTTGATGCTGCTTCTGATGCCCTGAATTGGGTCCCTGGTCCCAGGAAGGCAATGCAGCTGAAGAATTGTTTAGGCCAGGACTGGATGCACTCGAATGTGTATACTCACTAGAAATACTATCTCTGCGATAATTTCCGGATGGATTAGCTCCTGGAGGGCTGTTTTCAGTACTCTCAAATTCAAGATTCTTAGGTATCTCAGAACTTGGTAAATTGACCTGCACGTCACCGTCCACAGAGGCATCCCAAATGTCAAGGCTTTGGGGACATTCATGGGGTGGCTCTTGGTTCACTCTCTCTGGCTCCAGAACGTtacattcttcatttttctcaagaTCCATTTCAGGTAAAGATACAGTTTTTGTTAAATTCAGCCCACCTGAAATCTCAGTGGTTTCACCTGAATTTCTGTGATACATGAGGTGCTTTTCCCAGGTGTCTTGGGCCCGTGGGTCGTTGGTGGACACCTCTGCGTGCCCATCACAGGGATCTGGATTGTAAGGCCCCCTCTCGTGCTCTAAAACCTCCTGGGGTTCCTCAGTCTGAGGACTGGAAGCGACTGAGCGAGAGCTGATTTTGCCCGATTCGTCACAGATTTCTTGATGTTGAGATGCCACTGGGGAAGAACATTCCTGGTCACTTTGCCCTTTTCCAGAAATCCCCGAGGCTCTACCTAGCATGTCCTCCTCACTGGGGTGCGCCCTAGCAACAGCTCCACGGGCTTCCTCCTCACCTTCGCTTTGTCCGTAGCTAGGACCTTTCTGATGATCTGAGTGTGCAAAATGCCCCGGATTCTCAAGGTTGGTTGCCCAGGATGCCCCATCACTTGGCAGGGTCCCTTTGCCTGTGTCCTGCTTATTGGGATCAAGTGCTCCTGACTCGTTGCCTCCAGAAGCTTCTAGCAGCCCTGGGATATAACCGTCCTTAATTTTTTCTGCTGAGTTGGGAGTTTCAGGAGGTGATCTGTGTTGTTCAGAGTCTGTAACATATGATGGGCCTGGTAACATTAATGAAGACATGTCATTATCTCTCATGACGGAATTCCAAATATTATTTGCGATTAGCTGCCCACTTTTTTCATTCAGGGTGTGATATTCGTTGGCAGGAGGGTTCTCGCTGTGCTCGGAAGAGGCAGGGAGTTCCCAGTCTACCTGATTTGTTTCCTGATACTCCACACCCCATGGTTCCAGCTGTCTCACGGAAAATCGGGTCTCAGGTTCAGTACCTTCAGCCATGTATCCTTGTGCTTGGCCTTCGCTGGAGATGGCCACACCCGCACTGCAGTCATCCCAGTCCAAATCGTTATCCATATCGGAGATGGTCGCAGTGGACTGCGTGTCCTCCAGAATCACCCTGTTCCACAAGTCGAGGCTGTCGGGGACCGCGTGGCGGGAGTTGGTGCTGCTGTGCAGAAGCGTGAGCTGTCGGTTGGTTTCATTGTAGAGCTGCATCATGCTGGGGTCGTCGTAACTGGACAGGCTACTTTCCCCGATGTCATCCTCCAGGGAGATGTTCTTATCATCCGTGGGCTCTGTCTCGAGTAAATCTTTATCGGAGTTATAagacatatttatttgagaactaTTATCTGCATCAGGGGAACCCCACATTTCTAGGttcccaggacctgagctaatTCGATTTCTAGGTGGCTGCTCTGGGGACTGAGGAGGTATTTCCATCTCCCCTGTGGCAGAGTTAGCGTCTTTTGACTCCAAGCCTCCCTCTTTAGCAAAtggcttgttttctgtttctttttcgtCTCCAGCAAATGTTGGCGAAGTGTAAGAGTCAGACGTGGAGTAGTTGGTATCTAAGGGGGAAGGCACCGAATCGTCCCCCATGTTGGATGCGCTGTAATCGGAACATTTATATAAGAAGGAATCTTCCCAAGGTGCCAGGACGTCTGACCCTCCTTTCTTGATACCCTCCTCAAAAAGGTTCCAGGAATCGACCTTTTCATACACCTTCCCCCTAATTTTTGGATCCACTACACCATTCTGATCTTCCTGTGTCGGCTTGGAACTATTCCACGCGTGATCCAGATCACAGCTGGGATTTCCAGTTATAAGGATGTTATCCCTGGGGTCGAGGTTCTTCTTGCCCCAGATTTCTTCATTATTTGCCTCACTGGGTGAATTGtcttctgaaggaaaagaaaacccgCTTTTTGCCATGGCCCACTCACTCGGGTCCCTCACAGAAGGTGTCTCACCACTGGTTGGGTGCAGATTCCAGGTATTTGCCAGAGCTTTGGCGCCATCTTCTTTACCAAAGGCGCTCCAGGCTGGGAATGACACCGCAGCAGCTGGGGCGCCATCTTCTGTAGGATTTCCCCACGGCTCTGGCATCGCTGTGGGAGAGCCATCAGAGCGCCACAAGGCAGCAAAGTCTTCTATAAGGTGATTTGTGCCCTGAGGAGAAGCGTTGGGCAAATTCGATTTCTCCAGGGGCATGTTTTGAAACTGCAAATTGTCCTCATTTTGGTCTTGAGGAGTGTTGCTGCCAAGGCCAGGCTGACCAAATTCCGACTCCCAGGGACTTGACTTTGGGAATTCAAGACTCTTTGGTTGAAATATAGAATCTGAGGCTCTCCTATCCGCTGCGCTTGGCTTATGATCTTTCCATGACTCGGGGCTCTGGAAGACAGACTCCTGTTCACTGGAACTCCATGGATCTGCAATATTTTTAGAGTCGATTTCCAAACCACCCCACCAGCTGCTGCACCTCGCACGGGTCTGAGGTGGCCCTACGTGACCTGCGTCTATTGCTTTTTGGGTCGCATTTTCTGGATAGAGTACAGCTGGTTCTTCGGTAGATGGTGAGCTTTCTACAAAGCTATTCATAGGTGTTGGTGGGACTctctttccaatattttttaGCCTTTCTGGGGAAGGAGATTTATCTCCCACAAAACCTGTCAGGCTCAAATTTCTTTCAGAGTGATCCTGGGGACTTTCTTGTCTCTGACCAAACTCCTCATCAAATTCCACAAGGTTATCTTTGCCGGCCCCTGACAAAAGTGAACTGGATGAATAATTAGAGACGTCCATCCCTAGCCCATTGATTTCTTTAGGCTCGGTGGGGGGTTGTCCTTCTGATGAATCACTATTGGGGAAGAAGTCGTCTGCGGGAGAGTAGTCTGCAGAATGGGAAGATGGTTGGGACTGCCCAGAAACCATGGGCGCTTGGTCAAAGTTGAAGAGATCAAAGGATTCACTGTGTTCTCCAGACCGGGCATGCTCCTCTGCGACTGCTCCTTCAGGGATAGGACTATAGGAGTCAAACCCTGGGAGGAGGCTGTGGTGAGGCCCAGCACCTTCTCCCACTGGACTATCATCACTGAGGAAAACCGAGCTCTCCTTGGATGAACGGCTGCTTCTAATGGTGGCCAAGCCGCTATCTGGGCTGACAAGGTCTATGTTCCCATCCACCTGAGCCTGGTTAGAATCGCTCAGATCTGGAGGGTTTTCTATGAAATTCACAGAGCTGGGTTGTGGCTCTATGTCAGAACCATACAACTCCATAATCCCAGAAGATCCCTGGGACAGAGGGGCGCTGCCTGCCACGGCTTCTGTCGAGGACGTCCTGCTGTTGGAGGCCATCTCTGGGCACCTCCTGTTGATGACTTCCTTGACCAGAAGGACCACCTGATCACAGGTCACCAAAGGGTTCTCCTGCTGGTACACCAGGATCTCATCGCAGCCACATTCAAAGGGCTCCAGCTCGAGGCAAGGGTTCTGGCATTCTTCCAGTTCACAGCAAATCTGTCAGGGAGGCACAGGGGTTCGTGTGAGCACTCGGGCACTCTGCTCTTTGCAATTtgtctttcttaatttttcttaatataaaattaatctgTGCACATCAGTCTACAAATAAGATCTCAAACAACTGAAGACCAGTTGTTTGTAAGACATGTAATATAAGGCGTGGAAAGTCCCACTTAAAATACCACCGCCTCTTTCTACAATCCCATCAAATTGGCTTTTCTTTTAACTCAAAATTCAGCTGCTCAACGTTGTTTGCTCCTGAAAGTTACAGGTTAAGAGATTTAAACTATTTAAATCCTCTCCTTGGTGTAATATATCATCATCTTCCAACAGGAGTGAAACTCAAGTTTGCAAAAAGCAGAGATAATGCTGGATGCTGAGAAGAACTAGGGGGAACGAGTGTGGGCATGAGGGGAAATGGGGCGGGAGGAGGCACCCAGCACCTGCTTTTACCTCTGAAAGCCTCataaagcaaaggagaaaataggaaagagaagCTACCAGGGGTGGAGATTTCCAACAGCACGTGAGGCCCAGCTGTCTCTTCCTGCCGCCCGGAAGCATCCACATGGAACCCAGAACAGACAAAGCTCCCTCAGAGGCCAAGAGGATGTTTGACAGCCAGTGTGAGGGCAGAACTGGACCTCAGCTGTATGATTTTTAGGTAACGTCAGGAATATTTTACACACTGGACTTTTGAAATGGCCCAACAGGATTAGTGGAAGTGATagcaaaaacactgaaaataactATGGAGCTCActttaatagtaataataacgaacatttattgtttccataTGCCAGGCATAGTTCTAAGGTTTTATATGTGGTATCtcctttaattctcacaataattcTGTGCAAGGCAGGGATTCTTTATCCCTGTTTTGCCAATGATGACATCGGGACATAGCAAGGTTGGTCAGATACCTTGACCAACGCCACGCAGGTGACACGTGGTGGAGCCACGCTGTGAACTCTGCAGAAGCTGACCCTTAATCAACTGTGGTCACCTGGACACAGAGGGTTTCCTCTAGGGTAGTCTTGACCTTATGTTGCTCAAGATTCAGAGGAACTGTCTCTCAGGTGATGGGGGCGGTgcatggggaagaggagaggcaggcagagtgggCTCCAGGGCTTCTAATCCCTTCACCTGCTTCTCCACTTTTGTCTGTTTAAGAGTAACCAAGTTTTAAACCTATTTGGTACTAAAAGCGCTTTGAAAACCACCACCACTATGGAGGCTTGAGAGATGTTAAGTTGGTCCCTAGGAAACCAGTGACTAGACATAAAATTCAGCTTGGAAACCCAGTGCAGAGCAAAGCATTGAAAAAGCCATAGGCCAGTGGTACAATGCATAGGTGTGTGAGGGTCAGAAGGGGGGCTACATCTGaagcaggagcagagaggggcTCTTTCTTCTTTCACACTTGGACTTGAGAATGCACAAAGGAGTCCATGAGTACCTACGGTCACATGCAATACAGCCAACACGGATCTCTTGGGGGACAGCAAGTGAGGACGTAGAATGAGAAAGGAGTCTCGTGAGACTTTGCCTGTAGCCACCTGCACATAGACAGGTGTCTAATCCATTAGGGAGGAAAGATGGTGATGAAACTGTTCTATGTTCATGTTGTCTGTATTATAAGGAATCATGTAGGTTCTCATATTAGTTGTTAAATACACCTGGTTCGGTATAGCCAGTGCCctattttgattaattttgtCTACTTCCTATATTATTTCCAAAACGTTGggttaaaaaattcaattatcaACCAAGAGGAGCTGACTCCTCTTCTGACCCAGTCAGAATTATAGCACTTGGAGACAAGCCAATTTTGATCAAAGCATTAGATCACCAGTTATGAAACACTGGGGACTAAATTTAAGATGGGgactaaattttttttaggtataaCCAAGTAGCAGTCCTCAACGAAACATCACCCCCAAGAGGACTTGCCTTTCTTTGGGTGAAAAagatagattctttttttctatggATTTGGTCtagaagacaaataaatatgGGGATCTTTTAAAACGCCCCCTGtggtcatggggatgaaaggcacagcacagagaatatagtcaatgatatgaGTGTTGTGTGATGACGGGCGGTTGGGAGCCACGCTTGTGGGCACAGCATAAAATACagagttgctgaatcactatattctacacctgaaactaatgtaacattgagtgtcaactatacttcactacaaaataaattttaaaataaaaatttaaaaagggccttgtgttgggggagggggtgaagtATCAAaagatacaagcttccagttacaaaatatataagtcctggggatgtaatgtacagcatggcgactatagttaacaatactgtattatatatttgaaagttgctaagagagtggatcttaaacGTCCTCAtcacataaattttttttttgtaactatgcatggtgatgaatgttaacttGACTTACACTGTTGATCACGTCACAATATgcacaaatatcaaatcactatgctgtaccccagaaactaatataatgttagatgtcaattacacctcaaatttttaaaaagggccaATATTTATCCCACTGCCAATTCTAATTAGGTGATTTTT contains these protein-coding regions:
- the PRUNE2 gene encoding protein prune homolog 2 isoform X4, encoding MEEFLQRAKSKLNRSKRLEKVHVVIGHKSCDLDSLISAFTYAYFLDKVSPPGVLCLPVLNVPRTEFNYFTETRFILEELNISESFHIFRDEINLHQLNDEGKLSVTLVGSNVLASEDKVLEPAVVKVINPVEQSDGGLEFRESSSSLVVKEILQEAPELITEQLAHLLRGSILFKWMTMGSEKISEKQEEILSILEDKFPSLPPREDIINVLQETQFSAQGLSIERTMLKDLKELSDGEIKVAISTVNMTLENCMFHSNISSDLKAFADKFGFDVLILLATYLSEEEQPRRQIAVYSQNLELCSQICCELEECQNPCLELEPFECGCDEILVYQQENPLVTCDQVVLLVKEVINRRCPEMASNSRTSSTEAVAGSAPLSQGSSGIMELYGSDIEPQPSSVNFIENPPDLSDSNQAQVDGNIDLVSPDSGLATIRSSRSSKESSVFLSDDSPVGEGAGPHHSLLPGFDSYSPIPEGAVAEEHARSGEHSESFDLFNFDQAPMVSGQSQPSSHSADYSPADDFFPNSDSSEGQPPTEPKEINGLGMDVSNYSSSSLLSGAGKDNLVEFDEEFGQRQESPQDHSERNLSLTGFVGDKSPSPERLKNIGKRVPPTPMNSFVESSPSTEEPAVLYPENATQKAIDAGHVGPPQTRARCSSWWGGLEIDSKNIADPWSSSEQESVFQSPESWKDHKPSAADRRASDSIFQPKSLEFPKSSPWESEFGQPGLGSNTPQDQNEDNLQFQNMPLEKSNLPNASPQGTNHLIEDFAALWRSDGSPTAMPEPWGNPTEDGAPAAAVSFPAWSAFGKEDGAKALANTWNLHPTSGETPSVRDPSEWAMAKSGFSFPSEDNSPSEANNEEIWGKKNLDPRDNILITGNPSCDLDHAWNSSKPTQEDQNGVVDPKIRGKVYEKVDSWNLFEEGIKKGGSDVLAPWEDSFLYKCSDYSASNMGDDSVPSPLDTNYSTSDSYTSPTFAGDEKETENKPFAKEGGLESKDANSATGEMEIPPQSPEQPPRNRISSGPGNLEMWGSPDADNSSQINMSYNSDKDLLETEPTDDKNISLEDDIGESSLSSYDDPSMMQLYNETNRQLTLLHSSTNSRHAVPDSLDLWNRVILEDTQSTATISDMDNDLDWDDCSAGVAISSEGQAQGYMAEGTEPETRFSVRQLEPWGVEYQETNQVDWELPASSEHSENPPANEYHTLNEKSGQLIANNIWNSVMRDNDMSSLMLPGPSYVTDSEQHRSPPETPNSAEKIKDGYIPGLLEASGGNESGALDPNKQDTGKGTLPSDGASWATNLENPGHFAHSDHQKGPSYGQSEGEEEARGAVARAHPSEEDMLGRASGISGKGQSDQECSSPVASQHQEICDESGKISSRSVASSPQTEEPQEVLEHERGPYNPDPCDGHAEVSTNDPRAQDTWEKHLMYHRNSGETTEISGGLNLTKTVSLPEMDLEKNEECNVLEPERVNQEPPHECPQSLDIWDASVDGDVQVNLPSSEIPKNLEFESTENSPPGANPSGNYRRDSISSEYTHSSASSPGLNNSSAALPSWDQGPNSGHQKQHQDDWSKENHQESALITTDSQVEVITEMKDLEKTRMDRLEKSLDHKVPKFLEIWNDSTDGDSFSSLSSPETGRYSEYSDAYQERNLVVSRQEKNEHDISKTVQPEDTRFIATSSGSDDDSIGDEESVEKEIPLGTCQAAQSEPRAWDSLNEPSKSLATADPNDAFSAYGGSSEPTENKSTPICDNQQNSPDHWNFSPLKQTELQITVVDKEMRSPETEKTGDTLWQISPQSESKNENYSKSEMLGFSAESTEWWNASLQGGRPVESASERELPSSRSVLEMSSSVYQTVSPWGVPVEGDSEPMETQCTNPFTEEHQSPFLDGHEEKSHEQLWNIQPRQPDPEADQLSQLVILDQIKEKDSREQSFMSSAGQELTSETPTQEQQGQNTVLSIWDQPAPTFTHTDEDGRVISNVSTVECQETNWWEEGKSYPGEITNSSIASEDFPAVSSSSQLIKKSGSEWDVSTPSEGPQGTFVPDILHGNFQEGGQLASASPDLWMDAKQPFSLKADGENPDILTHCDHDSNSQASNSPDICHDYEAKQETEQHIRAGVGPEVEAGDLYLTEPKMDEEPSPEPGQEVVPYNSELSSQDVIPLPPISDQGNTSGSSQPASHKASPEPSEINGGNNAGFEASEKGAAPDAAPPLQRADRTIPMIENVGIGVFGTLQEPTMDSNSSLMSEGFSPESQTDAGAWLDHGQPLATENSATGPDALLASDTCLDVSEAAFDHSLSDASGLNTSTGTIDDMSKLTLSEGNPETPVDGDAGKQDICSSEASWGDFEYDVMGQNIDEDLTKEPEHFLYGGDPPLEEDALKRSLAPYTPPFDLSHLTEPPLGVKTTGEAGSPENESLGSEAAEILLSALPDQRSREKHEETQNSQPGQLVVLHIREDPESESVSLREGADSNLELSPSNVDWEVETDNSDSPAGGDVGPPDGASKGVSELEEENVIPIKEPGQITPEYREERYTEKNEGPHALHMDYILVNHEETSPRTPEASEARENTCELGEFHAGSEETGLPGTQLAGFPDARQPASLNEREDASVDRLSPKGDKRSSLESPGQDQSWMVLGLGEVGDQSLEARNSGPGWSGKMTELTSACGFGEGPHMQVLGGMKPLESLALEEAPGLGSQSRKIKSRGRAGPDAALRQAVTHDNEWEMLPPQPSQKHRILETEMETEFLEPRTRKPRPKGLPSEDVGMDIPFEEGMPSPSAADMRPEPPNSLDLNDAHPRRIKLTAPNINLSLDQSEGSILSDDNLDSPDEIDINVDELDTPDEADSFEYTGHEGSTSNKDSGQESESIPEYTAEEEREDNRLWRTVVIGEQEQRIDMKVIEPYRRVISHGGYYGDGLNAIIVFAACFLPDSSRADYHYVMENLFLYVISTLELMVAEDYMIVYLNGATPRRKMPGLGWMKRCYQMIDRRLRKNLKSFIIVHPSWFIRTILAVTRPFISSKFSSKIKYVNSLAELSGLIPMDCIHIPESIIKTSCLYNDPEMSSMEKDIDLKLKEKP